From the genome of Lotus japonicus ecotype B-129 chromosome 6, LjGifu_v1.2, one region includes:
- the LOC130726633 gene encoding uncharacterized protein LOC130726633 → MRPLDETETSVVFEKLFKFVGNNLKNIVDNPSHEGPDSTPGRYCFRLHKNRIFYASESLVKRATNVARPSLVSLGICIGKYTHSGSFHLTVQALNLLAANAKHKVWLKPQSEMSFLYGNHVLKGALGRITENIAAGDGVVVFSMADVPLGFGIAAKSTQDCRKLDPNGIVVLHQGDIGEYLRMEDEL, encoded by the coding sequence atgagGCCATTGGACGAGACGGAAACGAGCGTGGTGTTCGAGAAGCTCTTCAAATTCGTCGGCAACAACCTCAAGAACATCGTCGATAATCCTTCTCACGAAGGCCCCGATTCCACCCCTGGCCGCTACTGCTTCCGCCTCCACAAGAACAGGATCTTCTACGCCAGCGAGTCCCTCGTTAAGCGAGCCACCAACGTCGCTCGACCCAGCCTCGTTTCCCTCGGAATCTGCATCGGCAAGTACACTCACAGCGGCAGCTTCCACCTCACCGTTCAAGCCCTCAACCTGCTCGCTGCTAACGCCAAGCACAAGGTGTGGTTGAAACCCCAGTCTGAGATGTCGTTTCTGTATGGTAATCATGTTCTCAAGGGTGCTCTAGGTCGAATCACCGAGAATATTGCTGCTGGTGATGGGGTTGTTGTGTTTTCCATGGCTGATGTGCCTTTGGGATTTGGGATCGCTGCCAAGTCTACTCAGGATTGCAGGAAGTTGGACCCTAATGGGATTGTTGTGCTGCACCAAGGTGACATTGGAGAGTACTTGAGAATGGAAGATGAGCTTTGA